The proteins below are encoded in one region of Bifidobacterium dentium JCM 1195 = DSM 20436:
- a CDS encoding inorganic diphosphatase, producing MAETFNVVVEIPRGSKNKYEVDHETGRVFLDRTLFTSMGYPDDYGYIEGTLGEDGDPLDALVMIPNSVFPGCVVECRAVGLYHMVDEAGGDDKVLCVPADVRFDDIKDVDDVSEYHKAEIKHFFEQYKALEPGKEVLPGDYWTGVAKAEEEIVAARKRLEESEK from the coding sequence ATGGCAGAAACTTTCAACGTCGTGGTGGAAATCCCGCGTGGATCCAAGAACAAGTACGAAGTGGATCACGAGACCGGTCGCGTGTTCCTGGACCGCACCCTGTTCACCTCTATGGGTTATCCGGATGATTACGGCTACATCGAGGGCACTCTGGGCGAGGACGGCGACCCGCTCGACGCCTTGGTCATGATTCCGAATTCCGTGTTCCCGGGCTGCGTGGTCGAGTGCCGCGCCGTCGGTCTGTACCACATGGTTGACGAAGCCGGTGGAGATGACAAGGTGCTGTGTGTGCCGGCCGATGTGCGTTTCGATGACATCAAGGACGTTGATGACGTTTCCGAGTACCACAAGGCTGAAATCAAGCACTTCTTCGAGCAGTACAAGGCTCTGGAGCCGGGCAAGGAGGTCCTGCCGGGCGATTACTGGACCGGTGTCGCCAAGGCCGAGGAAGAGATCGTGGCCGCCCGCAAGCGCCTCGAAGAATCCGAGAAGTGA
- a CDS encoding manganese efflux pump MntP produces the protein MLIQTLLIAVSVSMDAFAVSIGKGLTVKKLRGIDACKTALWFGGFQALFPLLGYFAASTFSKYVTAVDHWIIFGLLALIGGNMVREAFGEDEENAKETAEFDWRHMLPLAVACSIDAFAVGVSFAFMTLNIWISVIIIGVTTGLFSAAGLYIGRAFGLRWQKPAQIAGGVVLILIGVKVLLEHLGMLAF, from the coding sequence ATGTTGATTCAAACCCTACTTATCGCCGTTTCCGTGTCCATGGACGCTTTTGCCGTCTCCATCGGCAAAGGCCTGACCGTCAAGAAGCTGCGCGGCATCGACGCATGCAAAACCGCGCTGTGGTTCGGCGGATTCCAAGCGCTTTTCCCTCTACTCGGCTATTTTGCGGCCTCCACCTTCAGTAAATACGTAACCGCCGTGGACCATTGGATCATTTTCGGACTGCTCGCCCTGATTGGCGGCAACATGGTGCGCGAAGCGTTCGGCGAGGATGAAGAGAACGCCAAGGAGACTGCGGAATTCGATTGGCGCCACATGCTGCCGCTCGCCGTGGCATGCAGCATCGACGCGTTTGCGGTCGGCGTGAGCTTCGCCTTCATGACGCTCAACATTTGGATTTCCGTAATCATCATTGGCGTGACCACCGGCCTGTTCTCCGCCGCGGGACTGTATATCGGCCGTGCATTCGGATTGCGTTGGCAGAAGCCGGCGCAGATCGCAGGCGGCGTAGTGCTGATTCTGATTGGCGTGAAGGTGCTGCTGGAACATCTGGGAATGCTGGCATTCTAA
- a CDS encoding winged helix-turn-helix transcriptional regulator codes for MTDLTLMTFASDPATVLPSLALLSHRVRVLPMDAASLVKMPENTILFLDARDDLATAKTLCRLIHASGLSTPIVLILTEGGFTVVNSQWGIADVVVSTASPAEVEGRLRLVSERGNAPTGSAAGAAETGVQNEDGLIRSGDLVVDTNGYTASLRSHPIDLAYKEFELLKYLVQHPGRVFTRAQLLQEVWGYDYYGGTRTVDVHIRRLRAKLGGEYEHVIGTVRNVGYRFDPPEEEEGENAAKASAAHADASEA; via the coding sequence GTGACGGACCTTACGCTTATGACGTTCGCTAGCGACCCCGCCACCGTACTTCCCTCCCTCGCCCTGCTTTCGCATCGCGTGCGCGTATTGCCGATGGATGCGGCGAGTTTGGTGAAGATGCCGGAAAACACGATTCTCTTTCTTGACGCACGTGACGATCTAGCCACCGCGAAGACGCTGTGCCGTCTGATTCACGCCTCCGGACTGTCCACGCCGATTGTGCTGATTCTCACCGAGGGCGGCTTCACCGTGGTCAATTCCCAGTGGGGCATCGCCGACGTGGTGGTTTCCACCGCCTCCCCGGCCGAGGTCGAGGGGCGCCTGCGTCTGGTGTCGGAACGTGGCAACGCTCCGACGGGATCCGCAGCCGGAGCCGCCGAAACCGGCGTACAGAACGAGGACGGTCTCATCCGTTCCGGCGATCTGGTCGTGGACACCAATGGCTATACGGCAAGCCTGCGCAGCCATCCGATCGACCTTGCCTACAAGGAATTCGAGTTGCTCAAGTATCTTGTGCAGCATCCGGGACGCGTATTCACCCGTGCGCAGCTGCTGCAGGAAGTATGGGGCTACGATTATTACGGCGGCACTCGTACCGTCGACGTGCATATCCGTAGGCTCCGCGCCAAGCTGGGCGGAGAATATGAGCATGTGATCGGCACCGTGCGTAATGTCGGATACCGTTTCGACCCGCCGGAGGAAGAGGAAGGCGAGAACGCCGCCAAGGCAAGCGCCGCACATGCCGATGCAAGCGAGGCGTAG
- the nth gene encoding endonuclease III, with the protein MPRESKAARLKRMHHEYEELCETIPEPKCALNFTNPFELLVATVLSAQTTDKRVNMVTPVLFGRFPGPADLQAADPEQVEDIIHSIGFHRTKTKNIIRLSHDLCERYDGTVPDSMEELTALPGVGRKTANVVLGNAFDKPGFPVDTHVIRVTGRLHWRSDWASPTPDPVAIEREITACFPPSEWTDLSHRLIMHGRTTCHARKPNCLDCPLNDTCPSAFKV; encoded by the coding sequence ATGCCACGAGAGTCCAAAGCAGCGCGCCTGAAACGCATGCACCATGAATACGAGGAATTGTGCGAGACGATTCCCGAGCCGAAGTGCGCGCTGAATTTCACCAATCCCTTTGAGTTACTGGTGGCGACCGTGCTCAGCGCCCAGACCACCGACAAGCGCGTGAATATGGTCACGCCCGTGCTGTTCGGCCGGTTTCCGGGACCCGCCGACCTGCAGGCCGCCGATCCCGAACAGGTTGAGGACATCATCCATTCCATCGGCTTCCACCGCACCAAAACGAAGAACATCATCAGACTCTCGCACGACCTGTGCGAACGATATGACGGCACAGTGCCCGATTCGATGGAGGAACTGACCGCATTGCCCGGAGTCGGCCGCAAAACCGCGAACGTGGTATTGGGCAACGCCTTCGACAAACCAGGATTTCCCGTCGACACGCATGTGATTCGTGTGACCGGACGTCTGCACTGGCGTAGTGACTGGGCTTCGCCCACTCCGGATCCGGTGGCCATTGAACGCGAAATCACCGCATGCTTCCCACCCTCGGAATGGACGGACCTGTCTCACCGGCTGATCATGCATGGCAGAACCACCTGTCACGCCCGCAAACCGAACTGCCTCGACTGCCCGTTGAACGATACCTGCCCGAGTGCGTTCAAGGTGTAG
- a CDS encoding ABC transporter substrate-binding protein gives MQKNGKKQRDWHDAATRWLIFFGVAIVLSVMLWLGCSLTNRRNPIPVFGTLTTDSTVSIGLRDAPESLDIRTQQGHAVEQALLGNVYETLVSRSETNKLQPGLASSWQISDDGLTYTFTLRSGVKFSNGHSLDSADAVWSLQNAVNNHYVDADQLDGLQQVDNPDAHTLVITLSKPNPRLLRALSGRAGIVYDEESDNDYAKTAVGSGPFTVARASKSEIVLQRNDSYWGTKAASSQITLYYYSSESSLTSAMEGGKISMALPLSADAAETLNATRGISADSGISFDKVMLAFNNANESILVDQQMRKVMRYAIDARSIAKTANDSYGALGGPISPLEDGYEDLTELFPHDLTQAQQLRSYFGTGYIGTIDLLIPQQYETIGNTVKEQIEQLGVSVNMEVLDTATVQQRVNDGSYTIALITMSGENDASVFTDGQSVFHFENGDCQRAYADALAATNDDDYQERMRTYARTVSENAACDWLYTRKNFMAVSDRLQGYPKNLTDRLLPLSRVALH, from the coding sequence ATGCAGAAGAACGGGAAGAAGCAGCGCGATTGGCACGACGCGGCTACACGGTGGCTGATTTTCTTTGGCGTCGCCATCGTATTGAGCGTGATGCTGTGGCTGGGATGCTCGCTGACGAACCGACGCAACCCGATTCCCGTATTCGGCACGCTCACCACGGATTCCACCGTGTCGATCGGCCTGCGCGACGCTCCCGAATCCCTCGACATCCGCACCCAGCAGGGCCATGCCGTGGAACAGGCGCTACTCGGCAACGTTTACGAAACGTTGGTGTCCCGCAGCGAGACCAACAAGCTCCAACCCGGACTGGCCTCATCATGGCAGATCTCCGACGACGGACTGACCTACACCTTCACCCTGCGCAGCGGCGTGAAATTTTCCAACGGCCACTCACTTGACTCGGCCGACGCGGTCTGGTCGTTGCAGAACGCGGTCAACAATCATTATGTCGACGCCGACCAGCTCGACGGATTGCAGCAGGTCGACAATCCCGACGCACATACGCTCGTCATCACCCTGTCCAAACCGAATCCGCGGCTGCTACGCGCACTCAGCGGACGGGCCGGCATCGTATACGATGAGGAAAGCGACAATGACTATGCGAAAACCGCCGTCGGGTCCGGCCCCTTCACCGTGGCGCGTGCGTCGAAATCCGAAATCGTGCTTCAACGCAACGATTCGTACTGGGGCACCAAGGCTGCTTCCTCGCAAATCACCCTATACTATTACTCCTCCGAAAGCTCGCTGACCAGCGCCATGGAAGGCGGCAAAATCAGCATGGCGCTGCCGCTCAGCGCCGACGCCGCCGAAACGCTCAACGCAACGCGCGGCATCAGCGCGGATTCCGGCATCAGCTTCGACAAGGTGATGCTGGCGTTCAACAATGCGAACGAATCCATCCTCGTCGACCAGCAGATGCGCAAGGTCATGCGCTACGCCATCGACGCACGATCAATCGCGAAGACCGCCAATGACTCCTACGGGGCGCTCGGAGGGCCGATCAGCCCTCTGGAAGACGGTTATGAGGATCTGACGGAACTGTTCCCCCACGACCTTACGCAGGCGCAACAGCTGCGCTCCTACTTCGGCACCGGTTACATCGGCACCATCGACCTGCTCATCCCCCAGCAGTACGAAACCATCGGCAACACCGTCAAAGAACAGATCGAACAGCTCGGCGTCTCCGTCAACATGGAGGTCCTTGACACCGCCACCGTGCAACAGCGCGTCAACGACGGCAGCTACACCATCGCGTTGATCACCATGAGCGGCGAGAACGACGCTTCCGTCTTCACCGACGGTCAATCGGTGTTCCATTTCGAAAACGGTGACTGCCAGCGAGCCTATGCGGATGCGCTCGCAGCGACGAACGACGACGATTATCAGGAAAGAATGCGCACCTATGCGCGCACCGTCAGCGAGAACGCGGCCTGCGACTGGCTGTACACGCGCAAGAACTTCATGGCGGTTTCCGACCGGCTGCAGGGATATCCGAAGAATCTGACCGACCGTCTGTTGCCGCTGAGCAGGGTCGCATTGCACTGA
- the valS gene encoding valine--tRNA ligase — translation MTESQANTINANLTPLPDKVGVDGLEDKWRGVWDEGGVYKFRNTRDRKAVYSIDTPPPTVSGHLHVGHVFSYTHTDIIARFKRMNGFDVFYPMGWDDNGLPTERRVQNYYGVRVDTSLKYDPNFVPPFEGTDGKKIDAKDQVPISRKNFIELCEKLTAQDEKQFEALWRSLGLSIDWSQTYHTIGEHPQRVAQKAFLRNLARGEAYQKDAPGLWDVTFQTAVAQAELESREYPGFYHKIAFRFEDGTPIYIETTRPELLAACGALIAHPDDDRYKKYFGQYVYSPLFRVKVPILAHKAAEMDKGAGIAMCCTFGDVTDVEWWRDLNLPLRSIIQRNGRIVMDTPDWIEDGKGREIFQETAGKTTFSARKIIVDALRESGDLDGEPTPTKRMTNFYEKGDKPLEIVTSRQWYLKNGGTDQQLNAELIERGKELNFHPDFMRVRYENWVHGLNGDWLISRQRFFGVPFPLWYPVKEDGTADYDHPIVPSEDILPIDPTDDVPEGYSEDQRDVPGGFTAEQDIMDTWATSSLTPQIVTRWEEPGEENRAIFNATFPMDLRPQGQDIIRTWLFSSVDRAHLENKCLPWASATLSGWILDPDHKKMSKSKGNVVVPDKPIKQFGADAVRYWAAAARLGLDATYDEGQMKIGRRLAIKLLNATKFALAIGREDENHHVGAAATASWNPADVTEPLDRAAMAKMAHVVSEATKNLNNYEHSKALEVIENYFWQFCDDYIELVKNRAYGTADSTGHVPSEKAVKSARTALGLGLDAFTRLLAPYLPYATEEVWSWMHEGEGSVHRAAWPKAETYAAAAFKASPELLTHAGEALAALRGIKSKAKVSMKTPILSVKLGVSDEVRGSIESALADIAEAGRVVGRISFVGAAAAAKAIKETAEAAKDAAAEAKAEAEAAIDVIVADSELGEPPAKKPKNQ, via the coding sequence ATGACTGAAAGCCAAGCTAATACCATCAATGCGAACCTCACGCCGCTGCCCGACAAGGTCGGCGTGGACGGTCTCGAAGACAAGTGGCGCGGCGTCTGGGACGAAGGCGGAGTCTACAAGTTCCGGAACACCCGCGACCGTAAGGCCGTCTATTCCATCGACACCCCGCCGCCCACCGTTTCCGGCCATCTGCACGTCGGCCACGTGTTCTCCTACACGCACACCGATATAATCGCCCGTTTCAAGCGCATGAACGGCTTCGACGTGTTCTATCCGATGGGCTGGGACGACAACGGCCTGCCGACCGAACGCCGTGTGCAGAACTACTATGGCGTGCGCGTGGACACCTCCCTGAAGTACGATCCGAATTTCGTGCCGCCGTTCGAAGGCACCGACGGCAAGAAGATCGATGCCAAGGATCAGGTGCCGATCAGCCGCAAGAACTTCATCGAACTATGCGAGAAGCTCACCGCCCAGGATGAGAAGCAGTTCGAGGCGCTGTGGCGCTCCCTCGGCCTGTCCATCGACTGGTCGCAGACCTACCACACCATCGGTGAGCATCCGCAGCGCGTGGCCCAGAAGGCGTTCCTGCGCAATCTGGCCCGTGGCGAGGCCTACCAGAAGGACGCTCCGGGCCTGTGGGACGTGACCTTCCAGACCGCAGTGGCCCAGGCCGAGCTGGAATCGCGCGAATATCCGGGCTTCTACCACAAGATAGCCTTCCGTTTCGAAGATGGCACCCCGATCTATATCGAAACCACCCGTCCGGAACTGCTGGCGGCCTGCGGCGCGCTGATTGCGCACCCGGATGACGACCGTTACAAGAAGTATTTCGGCCAGTACGTCTACTCCCCTCTGTTCCGTGTGAAGGTGCCGATTCTGGCGCACAAGGCCGCGGAGATGGACAAGGGCGCCGGCATCGCCATGTGCTGTACGTTCGGCGATGTGACCGATGTCGAATGGTGGCGTGATCTGAATCTGCCGCTGCGTTCCATCATCCAGCGTAACGGCCGTATCGTCATGGATACCCCGGACTGGATCGAAGACGGCAAGGGCCGCGAGATCTTCCAGGAGACGGCCGGCAAGACCACGTTCTCCGCACGTAAGATCATCGTCGATGCACTGCGTGAATCCGGCGATCTGGACGGCGAGCCGACGCCGACCAAACGTATGACGAACTTCTACGAGAAGGGCGATAAGCCGCTCGAAATCGTCACCTCCCGCCAGTGGTATCTCAAGAACGGCGGCACCGACCAGCAACTGAACGCCGAGTTGATCGAGCGTGGCAAGGAGCTGAACTTCCATCCGGACTTCATGCGCGTGCGCTATGAGAATTGGGTGCATGGCCTCAACGGCGACTGGCTGATCTCCCGCCAGCGCTTCTTCGGCGTGCCGTTCCCGCTGTGGTACCCGGTGAAGGAGGACGGCACCGCCGACTACGATCACCCGATCGTGCCGAGCGAGGACATTCTGCCGATCGATCCGACCGACGACGTGCCGGAAGGCTACAGCGAGGACCAGCGTGACGTGCCGGGCGGCTTCACTGCCGAACAGGACATCATGGACACCTGGGCCACCTCGTCGCTCACCCCGCAGATCGTGACCCGCTGGGAGGAGCCGGGCGAAGAGAACCGGGCCATCTTCAACGCCACCTTCCCGATGGATCTGCGCCCGCAGGGCCAGGACATCATCCGTACATGGCTGTTCTCCAGCGTGGATCGCGCGCATCTCGAAAACAAGTGCCTGCCGTGGGCCAGCGCCACGCTGTCGGGCTGGATTCTCGATCCGGACCATAAGAAGATGTCGAAGTCCAAGGGCAACGTGGTCGTGCCGGACAAGCCGATCAAGCAGTTCGGCGCCGACGCGGTGCGCTATTGGGCTGCGGCGGCCCGTTTGGGCTTGGACGCCACCTACGACGAAGGTCAGATGAAGATCGGCCGCCGTCTGGCCATCAAGCTGCTCAACGCCACCAAGTTCGCGCTGGCCATCGGCCGCGAGGACGAGAACCATCATGTGGGCGCTGCGGCCACCGCAAGCTGGAATCCGGCCGACGTGACCGAGCCGCTGGATCGTGCCGCCATGGCCAAGATGGCCCATGTGGTGAGCGAAGCCACCAAGAATCTCAACAACTATGAGCATTCCAAGGCTCTTGAGGTCATCGAGAACTACTTCTGGCAGTTCTGCGACGATTACATCGAGCTGGTCAAGAACCGCGCCTACGGTACCGCCGATTCCACCGGCCATGTGCCGAGCGAGAAGGCCGTGAAGTCCGCACGCACGGCTCTGGGCCTGGGTCTGGACGCATTCACCCGCCTGCTGGCCCCGTACCTGCCGTACGCCACTGAAGAAGTGTGGAGCTGGATGCATGAGGGCGAGGGTTCCGTGCATCGCGCCGCATGGCCGAAGGCCGAGACGTATGCCGCCGCCGCGTTCAAGGCGTCTCCGGAGCTGCTCACCCATGCCGGTGAGGCGCTGGCCGCGCTGCGTGGCATCAAGTCGAAGGCCAAGGTTTCGATGAAGACCCCGATTCTGTCGGTGAAGCTGGGCGTCTCCGACGAGGTGCGCGGCTCCATCGAGAGCGCACTGGCCGATATCGCCGAAGCGGGTCGCGTGGTGGGCCGCATCTCCTTCGTGGGCGCCGCAGCGGCGGCCAAGGCCATCAAGGAGACCGCTGAAGCCGCCAAGGATGCCGCGGCGGAGGCCAAGGCCGAGGCAGAGGCCGCGATCGATGTGATCGTGGCTGACAGCGAACTCGGTGAGCCACCGGCCAAGAAGCCGAAGAACCAGTAA
- a CDS encoding chorismate mutase, translating into MSDSEHDWLRPAEPDETETVIDADTAQGDPQVAETVAKIKSLRQSIDNVDTAIVSLLAERFKYTSQVGVLKARAGFAPADYKREDYQIERLHRIAVDAGLDPDIAEMYREFVVTEAKRRHKRIADAGGDPGVLDVFA; encoded by the coding sequence ATGAGCGATAGCGAACACGACTGGCTTCGGCCAGCAGAACCGGACGAAACCGAAACCGTCATCGATGCGGATACCGCCCAAGGCGATCCCCAGGTCGCCGAAACCGTGGCGAAGATCAAGTCGTTGCGTCAGTCAATCGACAATGTCGACACGGCCATCGTGTCGCTGTTGGCGGAACGATTCAAGTACACGTCCCAGGTGGGCGTGCTCAAGGCGCGTGCCGGCTTCGCCCCGGCCGACTACAAGCGTGAGGACTACCAGATCGAACGGTTGCATCGCATTGCCGTCGATGCCGGTCTTGACCCCGATATCGCCGAAATGTACCGCGAATTCGTGGTAACCGAGGCCAAGCGCCGTCATAAGCGCATCGCCGATGCGGGAGGCGATCCGGGCGTACTCGACGTGTTCGCCTGA
- a CDS encoding Lrp/AsnC family transcriptional regulator produces MTSSGTTAESARSIACQIDGIDTCILNMLEKDGRATLAQLSEATGLSVSAVQSRVQKLERRGVISGYKAIIDDEKRGLPVSAYIAVTPTDYACESEIPGKLHDVDGIMSCDSVAGSPSYMLTVRAESPSKLEELLNVIHQTVPVSTETTIVLQRYFAK; encoded by the coding sequence ATGACAAGTAGTGGCACCACTGCGGAGAGCGCGCGATCGATCGCATGCCAGATCGACGGCATCGACACGTGCATCCTGAACATGTTGGAGAAGGATGGCCGTGCGACACTGGCCCAGCTTTCGGAGGCGACCGGACTGTCGGTGTCGGCGGTGCAGTCGCGCGTACAGAAGCTGGAACGCCGCGGCGTGATCAGCGGATACAAGGCGATCATCGATGATGAGAAGCGAGGTCTGCCGGTCAGCGCCTACATCGCGGTCACCCCCACCGATTATGCGTGCGAATCCGAAATTCCGGGAAAACTGCACGATGTCGATGGCATCATGTCGTGCGATTCCGTGGCCGGCTCGCCCAGCTACATGCTCACCGTGCGTGCGGAATCGCCAAGCAAGCTCGAAGAGCTGCTCAACGTCATTCACCAAACCGTTCCGGTAAGCACCGAAACCACGATCGTGCTGCAGCGTTACTTCGCAAAGTAG
- the rho gene encoding transcription termination factor Rho has protein sequence MKLPELKELAKQMGLRGTSTMRKPELLATLRAARSGGEAPAGVTVRTPKGTRAAKPAVDADAAVDELDVKPAESTEPAEQAHAEMPADKPAGRRKKAVKASTEPAADESPADSAEAKAAVEALDALGGAPKQRRERRKRRDAEGGADLLAELDIDGAQPKQEDRRRRRKDDFDNEPRRRRRTPVEETKDEDVVRDLDDILAALPAQNDAEDNHHANAEDGEYARHGRGRNERDRNNDRTDRRGRRMRGRDRDFDDREDRRGRDSGRDVDRNERNDRNNDHAEREQRREEPKEDLVPVAGIVDVLESYAFVRTSGYLPGPNDVYVSMGQVKKYGLRKGDAVHGSIRTPREGDRRNQRQKFVPLQSIDSINGLSVEEAMNRPQFNKLTPLYPQERLKQETTPNKLTGRLVDIVAPIGKGQRGLIVSPPKAGKTITLQNIANAIATNNPEVHLMVVLVDERPEEVTDMERTVQGEVISSTFDRPASDHTTVAELAIERAKRLVELGQDVVVLLDSMTRLARAYNIAAPASGRILSGGVDAQALYPPKKFFGAARNIENGGSLTIISSALVETGSKMDEVIFEEFKGTGNMELRLSRELADKRLFPAIDVNASGTRREELITDPQELPIIYRLRRLLGGLEPEQAYQTLVPRLKKTATNRDFMASLIQQSGNVTSGN, from the coding sequence ATGAAATTGCCTGAGCTCAAAGAGCTCGCCAAGCAGATGGGACTTCGCGGTACCTCCACCATGCGTAAGCCCGAGCTCCTCGCAACGCTTCGGGCCGCCCGTTCCGGCGGCGAAGCGCCGGCCGGCGTTACCGTACGTACGCCGAAGGGCACTCGAGCGGCAAAGCCCGCAGTCGACGCCGATGCCGCCGTCGATGAGTTGGACGTCAAGCCCGCCGAATCCACGGAACCCGCCGAACAGGCGCACGCAGAGATGCCGGCGGACAAGCCCGCTGGCCGCCGTAAGAAGGCCGTAAAGGCTTCGACTGAACCCGCAGCCGATGAATCTCCGGCGGATTCCGCCGAGGCCAAGGCCGCAGTGGAGGCGCTTGACGCATTGGGCGGAGCCCCGAAACAGCGTCGCGAGCGTCGCAAGCGTCGTGATGCCGAAGGCGGAGCCGACCTGCTTGCCGAACTCGATATCGATGGTGCCCAACCGAAGCAGGAGGATCGTCGTCGCCGTCGCAAGGACGATTTCGACAACGAGCCCCGCCGTCGCCGCCGTACTCCCGTGGAAGAGACGAAGGATGAGGATGTCGTGCGCGATCTCGATGACATTCTCGCCGCTCTGCCCGCGCAGAACGATGCCGAAGACAATCACCACGCCAATGCCGAGGATGGCGAGTACGCCCGTCATGGCCGTGGCCGCAATGAGCGCGATCGCAACAACGATCGCACCGACCGCCGCGGACGCCGCATGCGTGGACGCGACCGCGACTTCGACGACCGTGAGGATCGTCGCGGCCGCGATAGTGGCCGTGATGTCGATCGCAACGAGCGTAACGATCGCAACAACGACCATGCCGAGCGTGAGCAGCGTCGCGAGGAGCCGAAGGAAGACCTCGTACCGGTCGCCGGCATCGTCGACGTGCTCGAATCCTACGCATTCGTGCGCACCTCCGGCTACTTGCCGGGACCGAATGACGTATACGTTTCCATGGGTCAGGTCAAGAAGTACGGTCTGCGCAAGGGCGACGCCGTGCACGGTTCCATCCGTACTCCGCGTGAGGGCGACCGTCGCAACCAGCGCCAGAAGTTCGTGCCGCTGCAGTCCATCGACTCCATCAACGGGCTGTCCGTGGAAGAGGCGATGAATCGTCCGCAGTTCAACAAGCTGACCCCGCTGTATCCGCAGGAGCGTTTGAAGCAGGAGACCACGCCGAACAAGCTCACCGGCCGTCTCGTCGACATCGTGGCGCCGATCGGCAAGGGCCAGCGCGGCCTGATCGTCTCTCCGCCGAAGGCCGGCAAGACCATCACCCTGCAGAACATCGCCAACGCGATCGCCACCAACAATCCGGAAGTCCACTTGATGGTCGTGCTCGTGGACGAACGTCCGGAAGAGGTCACCGACATGGAGCGTACCGTGCAGGGCGAGGTCATCTCCTCGACCTTCGACCGCCCGGCCTCCGACCACACCACCGTCGCCGAACTCGCCATCGAACGTGCCAAGCGCCTCGTGGAGCTCGGTCAGGACGTGGTCGTGCTGCTCGATTCCATGACCCGCCTCGCCCGCGCCTACAACATCGCCGCACCGGCTTCCGGCCGTATCCTGTCCGGTGGCGTGGACGCCCAGGCCCTGTACCCGCCGAAGAAGTTCTTCGGTGCCGCCCGCAACATCGAAAACGGTGGCTCCCTGACCATCATCTCCTCCGCACTGGTGGAAACCGGTTCCAAGATGGACGAGGTGATCTTCGAGGAATTCAAGGGCACCGGCAACATGGAGCTGCGTCTGAGCCGCGAGCTTGCCGACAAGCGCCTGTTCCCGGCCATCGACGTGAATGCCTCCGGCACCCGTCGCGAGGAGCTCATCACCGATCCGCAGGAATTGCCGATCATCTACCGTCTGCGCCGTCTGCTCGGCGGTCTCGAGCCGGAGCAGGCCTACCAGACGCTTGTGCCGCGTCTGAAGAAGACCGCGACCAACCGCGACTTCATGGCTTCGCTGATTCAGCAGAGCGGTAACGTGACCAGCGGCAACTGA